The nucleotide sequence GAGTCCACGCCTCATCTATTTCGATATGGGTGGGGTTGGAAATCACCGGGGTGATTGATGGTATTGATAATGTCCATTTACCGAACTGGTTAAATTGTTGTGACTAGATTTGAAGAACCAGGTAGTCAAGCGACAATCTTCACCCATGAATGCTTGATTCCTTTACCTGCCTCCTTCACCGTAATTCAGGCGGTTGACTTTAAACAAAAGTTCCAGAAAACCTGTGAAGATAACCCCGATCTGGCGATTGTTCGATTAGACTTCAAACAGACCATTTTCATGGATAGCAGTGGCATTGGCTCACTGGTTGGCTGCTGGAAAATTGCCCAAAAGCAGGGGATCCGGTTGATTCTGCAAGATGTTTCTCCTCAGGTCATGTCAATTCTGGCGCTGACCGATCTGGATAAGCTGTTTGAGATTGAGCAAGCAGGAGCTACACCTCCCCTGCACCGGACAAAAACCATCCCCTCCTCCGATCCTCCCTTCATCACTCATCCCTCTGTCAAATCGCGCACTAAACGACTGATTGACATTACAGGGGCACTGGTGGGTCTGTTGATCACGGCTGTTTTGTTGATTCCAATTACGATCGCAATTAAGCTGGACAACCCTGGCCCCATTTTTTTTGGTCAGATCCGGTGTTCCTGGATGGGCAGGCGCTTTCGGATGTGGAAGTTTCGCTCAATGGTATCCGACGCTGAAAAGTTAAAGCATCTGGTCGAAAACCAGGCATGTGGAGCTATTTTCAAAAATGCCAATGACCCACGAGTGACCCGGGTTGGTCGCTTTCTTCGCAAAACCAGCCTGGACGAGTTGCCTCAATTCTGGAATGTCCTTAAGGGAGAAATGAGCCTGGTGGGTACTCGCCCGCCGACCCCGGATGAGGTAGAACGCTATGAAATTCCTCAATGGCAACGGCTGGATATTAAACCTGGAATGACTGGCGAGTGGCAGGTGAATGGGCGATCGTCGGTCAAAAATTTTGAAGATGTTGTCCACCTGGATTTGAAATACCAGGAGAACTGGAGCCTGCTGTACGATTTAAAATTAATTTTGAAGACAATCTGGATTATTTTCAACAAAAATGCTGGGGCAATGTGAGGAACGAACACGTTGTTCATTTCTTCTACCTGTGGAGCAGGCATCTGCTCCACAGATTTTTAGTCATCCTGAATGCAGCAAAATCCCTTTCTGATGACCTTTATGGCGTTCTTACCAGACCCGTTACCTGATAATGCACACCTGATTTCTTGAAGTGCATGTTGATTGGCAAACCAGCACTACCTGCATTTTGAATCTGCTGATAACTCCACATAGCGAAGTCTGCTCCAATGTAGTCATCTGGATCGACGACACTGAAAATACCCGAAATACTTCTCAAAGATTCTTGCTTAATTGCCTGACGCATGGCAGAAGCAATTCTGGTTTTCAGCAAATTGACATCCGGTGAACTGATCGTCCGAATCGCCTGGTCTAATTCCTTTTGCAATACCTTAATCAGGGCCTGCCTGCCTGCGTTGGCAGCTTTGGTTGGCGTAGCATCTTCTTCCATTGCAATTACAATCAGTCCAACCATGCTTTTTTCTTTGGCAATGTTTTCTGGTAACCCGCCAATCGGCAAAATATTGGTTGAAAAGCGCCCTGTAGAGGGTGGAATGGCAAAGCGGTTACCAGCCTTCACATTTTTACGTCCCAGGTTGCCGTGGGTTTTGCTGGGACTCTGAATGCGGACTCTGGCATTTGCCAGATTGGAAAGCTGAATCGTTGTACCATCGGCATAAATTGCAGCCACAAACAGGTATGGCTCATCTCCATTACTGTAAAAGCTATCTTCATCTGCGTTGTGACAAATAAACTGATTCAGTTGGAGCGTAACTGGCAAAGAACCGACTGGGACAGGTTGGGGAGGACGGGGTGGTTGGGGAATTCCCGGTCTTTCTGGAATGGGTTCTCGACCATCTTGAGGAATGGCAACCGAAGGACTCACAAAGCCTAATCCCAAAGTCAGTGCGCAAGCTGCCAGAGAGTGTAAACGAAGCGAGGACATATCTCTAATTTCTCCAGAATACAGCGTAGAGTGGAGAGCTTGGATTTTCTTTCATTCCATGCAGTGAAGCGATCGCACGTCCTTAGCCTGTAGGGGTTGTATGCTGGTTATGCCAGAGTAGCCATGTAGTCCTTGCTGGCATTGAGTTATGTGCCAGAAGTATGCCAAAGGATTTCAACCCAGTCGGCTACGTCTGCAACTTAATAGCGCCCATTTATGGAACAGTGAAAATTAATCAATTTGACATTCATCAATAGGAACCGAGGAAGCGATGAAACAATAGATTTTCCAAGCTCAGAATACTCAGAATAGCATCCGTTTAATCAGAGCCGACAGTACCTTCGAGGGTACTGTAGAGCGGGTTACAGCAATTTTCAGTGTTCAGTTTGCAAAAAATTCAGAGCATCAATGTCAAAGCCTATCCCAAAAGCCCCAACGGTCAAAGCCCAAAACCAAACGGAGCCAGTTTTCGGATAGGCTTAAGCTGACAGTGGACGAAACCATTGTGACAGAATGACACACTCTCCCTCTGCCAATTACCATCCTCGCTGGCTAGAACGTCTCGTGGCCTTACTGGCTCTGGCCAACTTTATCCTGGTGATATTTGATTCGAGCTATGTTCGCCTGCGGGGCTTTTACTGGAGAACGATACCCAGCCTGACGCGACTATACGATCCCGTTAAAGGCATTCAGCCCCATCCCGAAACCCAGAATTACCTGAAACAGCTTGATCGCCTCAGTCAAAACCTTGCCCAGACAGATATAAAGTCCACTGAAGCACAGAAACTCCTGGCTGAATTGCGGCAATCCAGTCAGCAATTAATTCAGGATAATCCCTTTGAAGATGGGAATCAAAGTCACCTGCTGGCAAAGATCAATCAGGAACTCCGGACTCGCACCAGGCAGTTGAACGCCCGGGACGGCTTTGCAACGTTCTGGAGTTCCCCCTATCTGGCTCAAGCTGGCTGGCAATCTGAACTTGAATTTTTCAACACCCGCCTACGACCGTTGATTGCCAGTAATTATTACCGGGAAATTGATTCATACGGTCAAATGGTCAATTATTTCTGGATGATCGATTTGCCCTTTGTCCTGGTCTTTGCGATCGATTTTCTGGTACGCACCTACCGTCTCAGTCACCGTCGCCCTGACCTCAACTGGCTGGAGGCAATTCTGCGCCGATGGTTTGATCTGTTTTTGCTATTGCCCTTCTGGCGCTGGCTACGAGTCATTCCCGTAACTATTCGTTTATATCAGGCGGAGCTTTTGAACCTGGAACCCATCCGGGCACAACTCAATCACGATTTTGCGATTAGTTTTGCCCAGGAACTGACCGAAATGATCGGGGTACAAGTTATTGATCAGCTTCAGGAGACGATCCAACGGGGAGATTTCACCCGCTGGCTGCTGCATCCAGAGGGTCGCCGCCCTTACGTGCAGTTGAATAACCGCAATGAAGCCCTTGCGATCGCCCAACGCCTGATTCATATCAGTGTCCATGATGTTATGCCCCAGGTGCAACCAGATGTCAACGATCTGATTCACCACACAATCACGAAAACACTGAATCGGCTACCCCTTTATCAGCAGATTCAGAGTCTTCCAGGATTTGATGGGCTGCCTTCCCAGGTGATTGAAAACCTGGCAAATACCCTTTCACAAACGCTTTACAGCAACCTGACAGGCACCATCGATGATCCCAAGGGTGCTGAAATCTCTGCCCGGTTAACCAAAAATTTTCGAGATGCCCTGGAACGGGAACTCCAAAAAAGTCACAACTTGCAGGAAATTGAATCCCTTCTGGTAGATATGCTGGAGGAATTCAAAATCAACTACGTCGAGCGCATTGCCGAAGGGGGGCTGGAAAAAGCTGTAGAGGAAACTGAGAAACTGAGCCGGCAGTACACCCGTTCAGTGTAGGCGATGTCCAAAAATCATCGCCTTCTGCTCACTGGTGAGAACCAATGATTGGTATGGTCTTTAATAAGGAGTAATGGGTTTAATCCTATTCAAAGGCTGCCTGGTTGTAAGCAAGTCTTGAGCCAGTAGTCTTCGGAGTAGGTTTCTGAGGCGACCTGTCTGAATTTGCATGGGCATTGCAATCGATTTTGGTACCAGTAATACAGTGATTGCCCGCTGGAACCGGGCAACCCAACACCCGGAAACCCTCAGCTTACCGGGCTTGACCTATAAATCAGGGCAGAATCCTCCCCTGATTCCCAGTCTGGTATATGTGGAAGATGCAACTAAAGGGCAGGTGGTCCTGGGACAGTCCGTCCGCGATCGCGCCCTTGACCTTGCCACTGATTCACGCTTTTTCCGCAACTTTAAGCGTGGTATCGGTGCTCCAGTCCAGGGATTTCTGCCAGAACTGGATGGGCAGGTTGTCAGCTTTGAACAGGTAGGGCAATGGTTTCTGACCCAGATCATCCAGCAGTTGAAGGCGATCGCACCTGAGGCCGGGGAATCTCTTGTGTTTACCGTCCCGGTAGATAGCTTTGAAACCTATCGACTGTGGTTAGGGCGCGTATGCGAGTCCCTCCAGGTTGAGCAGGTACGAATGCTGGATGAACCAACGGCTGCTGCCCTGGGATATGGGCTGACCAATCGGCAGACCCTGTTAGTGATTGATTTTGGCGGCGGCACTCTGGATCTGTCCCTGGTTCAACTGGATGTTGGGGCTGGCGGACAAACCAGACCCCTGGGCTTTATCCTCAAGTGGGGGCAAAAATCCTTTGCAGAGGAGTCGGGGCAGAAACCGAAAGTTGCCCGTGTACTGGCAAAAGCCGGGCAAAATCTGGGTGGGTCAGATATTGACAACTGGCTGGCTGACTATTTTGGCTCAACTCAAGGGCTGCCAGTCACCCCCCTGACTATTCGACTGGCAGAGCGGCTGAAAATTCAGCTTTCTTTGCAAACGCAGGCGCAGGAGGTGTACTTCAACGATGAAACCTTTGAGAGTTACGAACTCCAACTCAACCACGCCCAATTTGAGGACATCTTAAAGCAGCACCATTTCTTTGACCGGCTTGACGACTGTATGGCGCAGGTACTTCAGCAGGGTCGCAGGCAGGGTCTACAGATTGACGACATTGATGCCGTGCTACTGGTCGGTGGAACGGCACAAATTCCCGCCGTGCAACAGTGGGTGCAGCAGTACTTTCCGCCAGAAAAAGTTCGCTGTGAGCGGCCATTTGAAGCGATCGCCCAGGGTGCCTTGCAACTGAGCCAGGGGGTTGAGCTAAAAGACTTCCTGTACCACAGTTACGGCATTCGCTACTGGGATCGGCGGAATAACTGCCATAGCTGGCATCCTCTGATTCGGGCAGGGCAGGCATACCCCATGAACAATCCAGTTGAGTTGCTGCTGGGAGCTTCCCTGGATGATCAGCCCAGCATTGAATTGATTATTGGTGAATTGGGGGCAGAGGCAGAGCAGACAGAAGTATATTTTGATGGGGATCGTCTGGTGACCCGTCGCCTGGGTGCCGCCCAAACTCAAGTTCAACCCCTCAACGATCGGGAAGGTGCCCGCAGTATTGCTAAGCTTGACCCGCCCGGTCATCCGGGGAGCGATCGGATTAAAGTCCTGTTCTGGGTAGACGACCAGCGTTTCCTGCGCATTACCGTAGAAGATTTGCTGGCCCTACGAACATTGCTGGAGAACCAACCAGTGGTGCAGTTAAGTTGATGAGACGGAGGGGAAGAAGTGAGAAGTGAGGGGGAAGAAGTGAGAAGTGAGGGGGAAGAAGTGAGAAGTGAGGGGGAAGAAGTGAGAAGTGAGGGGGAAGAAGTGAGAAGTGAGGGGGAAGAAGTGAGAAGTGAGGGGGAAGAAGTGAGAAGTGAGAAATTGTTGGTTGTGCCTGGAGTCTCCAGACCTCAGAGGTTTTCAAACCTCTGAAGTCTTAGCCTGATGAGTTACCGATCATTTTCAACGCTCAAGGCTAAAGCAAAAACAGCCGTCAATGCGGGTACGCAAACAGCTATTATTTGGATAGCCGATTTTGAAGACGAGTCGGAACCCTTACGCACGTGGATTTAGAACAGATATTCAAGACTCCCAACCCTATTATTGGTGTGGTTCATCTGCTGCCTTTACCGACCTCAGCCTGCTGGGGAGGCAATTTGAAGGCAGTCATCGATCGCGCTGAGCAGGAAGCTACCGCCCTCGCTTCGGGCGGGGTCGATGGGATCATGGTGGAAAACTTTTTTGATGCGCCTTTTACAAAAGACCAGGTAGACCCGGCTGTCGTTAGCGCTATGACCCTTGTGGTCAACCGCCTGATGAATATGGTGACGCTGCCGATTGGTATTAATGTACTGCGAAATGATGCTCGCAGTTCTCTGGCGATCGCCACCTGTACCCGGGCACAATTCATTCGAGTTAACGTTTTGACCGGTGTAATGGCAACTGACCAGGGCCTGATCGAGGGGCGCGCCCATGAATTGCTACGTTATCGGCGCGAACTGGGCAGTCAGGTCCAGATTTTTGCCGATGTGCTGGTTAAACACGCTCGCCCACTTAGTTCCCCTAACCTGACAGTCGCCGTTCAGGACACCATTGAGCGTGGGCTGGCTGATGCGATTATCCTTTCTGGCTGGGCAACAGGCAGCCCACCCAGCCAGGAGGACCTGGAACTGGCCAGTGCGGCTGCCAATGGCACCCCTGTCTTGATTGGTAGTGGAGCAAACTGGGAAAATATTCACACCCTGATGCAGGCAGCCGATGGGGTGATTGTTTCCAGTTCTCTGAAACGGCACGGTCGCCGCGACCAACCCATCGATCCCATTCGGGTCAGCCGATTTGTAGAAGCTACCCGCCGTAGCTGTGCTGCCAAGGTTGAACCTCAATCTGTTTCTTCCGTATCCGTACATTCCTGAACCCATGCCTATGCAAACCCGGTTTTCCTGGCTTCGTCCGGTTCATTGTGCAAGCCATATCTTTGCTCTGGCAGGTTTTCTGGCGATCGCCACCACCCTTGCCATCAGAACAGCACCCGCCCGTACCGAATCGTCTCCACCTGCTGCCACCATCACCCAGGCAAACTCCAATATCAATGCGCTGGCAAAGCACCTGCAGGCGATCGGTGCCAAAATGTATGGTGCTTACTGGTGCCCCCATTGCCACCACCAGGTAGATCTGTTTGGGCAAGCAATCTTTGATCGGTACATCCAATACATTGAATGTGATCCCAGAGGCGAGAAAGCCAAACCTGACCTCTGTAAGATGGCCAGAATTCAGGCATATCCTACCTGGGAAATTAAAGGCAAGTTTTATGTCGGTGTTCAATCCCTGGAAGAACTGGCAACATTATCTGAATTTAAGGGGACAAGAAAATTTTGAAGCTCAGAATGGGGAAAACTGAGTGTTGCGGCTTAAAAATTGCACATTCTAAAGCTGCGAGCCAGGTGTAGAGTTCAGAGTCCCCATCATCATATTTTTTGCCTCCCGACTCCTGCCTTCCGCTTCCACTCCCACTACCCGATACCTGATGTCCAGCATAGGGCAAAATAGGAGCAGACACCTGTTATCTCCAGGAGAATTGCCGGTTTATTCGAGGATATCCCAATGTCTAGTCTAGTCAACCGTCGCCGCACGACCCCCTGGATCCATCGCTGGTCTCGCCCACTCATTGGGGCGATCGCGATCCTGGGTGCCATCATCACGGCGTACCTCACCTTCGCCAGACTGACCAATACAGATGCTGCCTGCCCTACGGAAGGGTGTTCCCAGGTTCTCGCCAGTTCCTATGCCACAGTTTTTGGGTTGCCGCTTTCCCTGTTTGGCTTCCTTGCCTATCTTGGCATGGCAACGTTTGCCCTGGGTCCACTGGCAATCAGCCCCGAAAAAAACAGGCAACTCCGCACAAACCTGGATCAATGGACTTGGCTCCTGCTGTTCATCGGAGCAACCGCCATGACAGTCTTCAGCGGTTATCTGATGTACATCATGTTTTCCCAATTTGTTTCCCAGTTTGGAGCCGGGGGAATTTGTTACTTCTGCCTTGCCTCTGCCATTTTTGCCCTCAGTATGTTTGTCCTGACGCTAATTGGGCGTGCCTGGGATGACATTGGACAGTTACTGTTCATCGGTGTCATTGTTGTCATGGTGACACTGGTTGGGACGCTGGCAGTCTATTCCGGCGACGGTAGCAATGGTGATCCGGCTGCCCAGATCCGCTCAGGCAATGGACAGGTATTTTTCACAATCAAGAACACCTCTGGTCCGGCAGAAATTGAGCTGGTTCGCCATCTCAACCAGGTTGGGGCAAAAATGTATTCAGCCTACTGGTGCCCCCATTGCTATGAGCAAAAGGAACTGTTGGGTGTCCAGGCGGCCAGACAACTGAACTACATTGAATGTGCTCCGGACGGCATCAATTCTCAGACGGCCCTGTGTCAGAAAATTATTCCTGAGGCTGAGAAACAAACGGGTCAGAAATTTGGGTTCCCTACCTGGGAAATCAATGGCAAATATTATTCTGGAACCCAGTCCCTCCAGAAACTGGCTGATCTGTCAGGCTATAAGGGACCACGCAATTTCCAGAATTAGTCATTTGATCACAGGATACTCAGTCCACTCGCTCTAGCTGCCAGAGAATCTGGTTGCCTTCACGGCGAACCCGGGAAACAACCCAGTTGCGCCAGACCCAGTTATCCCCACGGCTGGTAACGGCACTGGCGTTAACATCCATCAGATCAGCCAGTTCCGAACTGGTAATCAGATAGCCTTTGCTGGCTATCTCCTCGGCAATATTGAGGGTATCTATCAAATCCCGAAGTTGACCGACTCTGATTTCACGGGGCAGGTTGTCGAGCGCATCAGCCGAAGAAGGGGGGTGGAAGTCCATAGACCAGATTCGGTGCGGTGTAGACTTCGATGTTAACTTGAGGACTGACCCAGGAGTGAAGCGTGAGCAGGCAAAGTTTTCAAATTGTGCCGGGGAAGGAGAATCTGGCAATCCTCCTCTCACCCATCAGAACTGGACGTAGAGTGTATCTTCAGCCTGGAACAATTTCTTGAAAGGTTGAGTAACGGATCAGAAAATTTGGATTTCCTGACTTTTGGTATAGCAGGGGACAGGGAACAATCATGCAGAGCCTGGTTCTCCCCATAAGATAGCCTGGTTGTCCCCATAAGATAGAGGAACTGGCTCTCCGCAGGAATCGCGGAGAGCTGGATCCATATCTGTGCGATCGCCTCTCCTATGGTTACGATTAACTCGTTCCCATGCATCGCGGGTAGCATAGCGGGCCTGATCCCAGGCTAAACCTGCCCTCTTCCGACGAGTTTCATAAATGGAAAAACCTCATCACTAAAAAGAAGGAAGCTGAGTCTGGAAAAACCCTATCCCTGTAGGTAAGCCAACTGTGCTACCCTGAAGAAGTTGTCAAAAACCGCACATCCAGGGTTTCGGGTGTCTGCAGGTAGCTGTTAGAGGTTCGTCGTTAGTTGATTAGAGTGCCAGAGCTAAATCCTCAGTCCAGTTTCTAACAACCAACAACTAACAACTAAACACTAAACACTCCCAAAGATGCTCCTGGGTGGAGGATAAACCCGAAAGGAGAAAAATATGCCAGTTGTTACGTTGGCTCAGTTATTGGAGTCAGGGGTTCACTTTGGGCATCAGACCCGCCGCTGGAACCCCAAAATGGATCCTTTTATTTACACGTCCCGTAATGGAGTTCACATCATTGACCTGGTGCAGACCGCCAAGTTGATGGATGAGGCTTACAACTATGTGCGTTCTGCTTCCGAGCAGGGCAAGCGGTTTCTGTTTATTGGTACCAAGCGGCAGGCAGCCGGAATTGTTGCTCAAGAAGCGTCCCGTTGCGGTGCTTACTATGTGAACCAGCGCTGGCTGGGTGGCATGTTGACGAACTGGGTCACAATTAAAACCCGAGTCGAGCGCCTGAAAGAACTGGAACGTCGTGAGGAAACTGGTGCTTTAGATCTGCTGCCCAAAAAGGAAGCCTCTGTTCTGCGCCGGGAACTGGAAAAGTTGCAAAAGTACCTGGGCGGCATCAAACTGATGCGGAAAGTTCCCGACGTTGTCCTGATCGTGGATCAGCGGCGCGAATATAACGCGGTTCAGGAATGTCAGAAGTTGGGGATCCCAATTGTGTCCTTACTCGATACCAATTGTGACCCGGATGTAGTAGATGTTCCGATTCCGGCAAACGATGATGCCATTCGGTCGATTAAGCTAATAGTGGGCAGATTGGCAGATGCGATCTACGAAGGTCGCCACGGTGAACTGGAAATCGAAGACGACTATGAGGACTACGAAGGTGCTGAAGAAGAGTTTGATTACGACGACAATGACACCTCTTTCCTTCCAGAGGAAGACGAAGACTCGGACGAATAACTTCTAACAGCTAAGTCAACGCAAAGCATAGCAGGAAGTAAAGGGACATGGCAGAAATTACAGCAAAACTGGTGAGTGAGCTGCGCCAGAAGACGGGCGCAGGTATGATGGACTGCAAGAAGGCGCTGACTGAAAATGGTGGCGACCTAGAGAAGGCAACGGAATGGCTCCGTAAAAAGGGAATTGCCTCTGCTGAGAAGAAAGCTGGTAAAACGGCGGCTGAAGGCTTAGTAGGTAGCTACATCCATACAGGTGGCCGCCTGGGTGTGCTAGTTGAAGTCAATTGTCAAACTGACTTTGTGGCACGGAATGAAGCATTCAAGAAACTGGTTCAAGATGTTGCCATGCAGGTGGCTGCCAACACCCAGGTGGAGTATGTCAGAGTAAGTGATATTCCAGCGGCGATCGTCGAAAAGGAGAAGGCGATCGAGATGGGCAAGGATGATCTGGCAGGGAAGCCCGACAATATCAAGGAAAAAATTGTTCAGGGACGGATTGAAAAACGGCTGCATGAACTCTGTTTATTAAGTCAACCCTACATTCGTGATCAGAATATTACGGTTGAAGAACTGGTGAAACAGCATATCGCCCAACTGGGTGAAAACATTCAGGTGCGCCGTTTCGTTCGGTTTGTTCTGGGCGAAGGAATTGAGCGGGAAGAAACGGACTTCGCGGCTGAGGTGGCAGCTCAAATGGGAACTCAAACTCCTGAAAAAACCGCAGAAGCCCCGGTGGCAGAAACCCTAGTGGCAGAAGAAGCTTCGGTAGCAGAAGCCCCTGTGGCAGAAGAAGCTTCGGTAGCGAAGGAACCTGCCAAAAAAGAAACGAAAAAGGAAGGCAAAAAGAAGAAAAAGTAGGGATCTCTCTAGCCTTTAGACTGGCTAATCTACGCATCATGCGGATCAAGAGAGGCAGTTCTTGGGGCTGCCTCTCAGCATTTCTACATCTCCGAAGTCCCTGATTCAGGTAGATTAGATCTAATGCCAGCCTTCTTGTAAAAAATTGACCAATTTCCTGGCAGATTATGTTGGACGCGACCCGGGTTGATTTCGGAAGGTTGGGGAATGATTACTGCAATCACTGTTCTGCTTGCGCTGGGCTTCTTAGGGTGGGGGTTTTACCGCGCCAGACCATTTGGCAGGTTAGGGCTGCTTGCCTGGGCGCAGTCGGTTGTACTGATGGCTCCCTGGATTCTGGCATTTAGTCTGACAGCCGTTGGAATTTACCTGAATCTGGTGGCAGTTCTGTTTATGTTTGTTCTGTCAACTGGACTCTACATTTACCTGGGCAAACGGCTCAGAACCCTCAGTCAGGATGCTGCCCTATCTCGCCGGGTTTCTGAAGTCCCCAGTACGCAACAGTCAGGTTCTTCTGAAAGTCTGCCTCAGGGGGCATCTGCTGAGAATCAGTCTGAAAATCTGACTCCTGACTTAAAAACGCTCAGTGGAGAGGAGATTGTTCCCATTCCAGCAGACGACCTGCGAATAATTCAGGGCATCTTTGGGATTGATACTTTCTTTGTAACTGAAACTATCCCTTACCAGGAAGGGGCGGTTTTCCGGGGTAATCTGCGGGGGGAGCCTGAGGCGGTGTACAGCAAACTATCTGCCAGTTTGCAGGAGCGTTTAGAAGACCGTTATCGGTTGTTTCTGGTTGAAGACCAGAGTAACAAACCCGTTGTGATTGTACTGCCAAGCAGTCGTGACCCTAAACCCATGACGGTATTCCAGAAAGTGATTGCCGGGGTGTTGCTGCTGGTAACCTTTGCTGCCAGCCTGGAAAGTGCTGGACTGATGCGGAATTTTGATTTCTTCAGTACACCAAATCGCTTCGTGGAAGCTTTTCCCCTGTCGCTTGGCATTCTGAGTGTCCTGGCAGTCCATGAAATAGGGCACTGGGTACTGGCAAAACGCTACAACGTGCGTCTGAGCCTCCCATTTTTTATTCCTACCTGGCAAATTGGGTCTTTTGGTGCCCTGACTCGATTTGAATCTCTGCTCCCCAATCGCACGGTCTTATTTGATGTTGCATTTGCGGGTCCAGCAGCCGGTGGCTTGCTTTCCCTGGGAATGTTGCTAACCGGGTTGGTGTTATCTCATCAGGGCAGTGTGTTCCAGTTGCCAACCGAGTTCTTTAAGGGGTCAATCCTGGTGGGAACACTGGCAAGACTTGTCTTGCGGGAATCGCTGCAACAGCCACTGGTGGATGTGCATCCACTCGTGATTTTGGGCTGGTTGGGACTGGTCATTACAGCACTCAATCTGATGCCAGCGGGGCAATTAGATGGTGGGCGTATTGTGCAGGCGATTTACGGTCGCAAAGTGGCGGGACGTACCACGATTGGAACGATTATTGTGCTGGGACTGTTTGCAATTTTTAATCCGCTGGCACTGTACTGGGCAATCGTGGTGTTGTTCCTGCAACGTGAACTGGAGCGGCCGACCCTGAATGACCTGACAGAACCTGATGATACGAGGGCAGGGCTGGCTCTGCTGGCC is from Leptothermofonsia sichuanensis E412 and encodes:
- a CDS encoding Hsp70 family protein → MGIAIDFGTSNTVIARWNRATQHPETLSLPGLTYKSGQNPPLIPSLVYVEDATKGQVVLGQSVRDRALDLATDSRFFRNFKRGIGAPVQGFLPELDGQVVSFEQVGQWFLTQIIQQLKAIAPEAGESLVFTVPVDSFETYRLWLGRVCESLQVEQVRMLDEPTAAALGYGLTNRQTLLVIDFGGGTLDLSLVQLDVGAGGQTRPLGFILKWGQKSFAEESGQKPKVARVLAKAGQNLGGSDIDNWLADYFGSTQGLPVTPLTIRLAERLKIQLSLQTQAQEVYFNDETFESYELQLNHAQFEDILKQHHFFDRLDDCMAQVLQQGRRQGLQIDDIDAVLLVGGTAQIPAVQQWVQQYFPPEKVRCERPFEAIAQGALQLSQGVELKDFLYHSYGIRYWDRRNNCHSWHPLIRAGQAYPMNNPVELLLGASLDDQPSIELIIGELGAEAEQTEVYFDGDRLVTRRLGAAQTQVQPLNDREGARSIAKLDPPGHPGSDRIKVLFWVDDQRFLRITVEDLLALRTLLENQPVVQLS
- a CDS encoding site-2 protease family protein; translated protein: MITAITVLLALGFLGWGFYRARPFGRLGLLAWAQSVVLMAPWILAFSLTAVGIYLNLVAVLFMFVLSTGLYIYLGKRLRTLSQDAALSRRVSEVPSTQQSGSSESLPQGASAENQSENLTPDLKTLSGEEIVPIPADDLRIIQGIFGIDTFFVTETIPYQEGAVFRGNLRGEPEAVYSKLSASLQERLEDRYRLFLVEDQSNKPVVIVLPSSRDPKPMTVFQKVIAGVLLLVTFAASLESAGLMRNFDFFSTPNRFVEAFPLSLGILSVLAVHEIGHWVLAKRYNVRLSLPFFIPTWQIGSFGALTRFESLLPNRTVLFDVAFAGPAAGGLLSLGMLLTGLVLSHQGSVFQLPTEFFKGSILVGTLARLVLRESLQQPLVDVHPLVILGWLGLVITALNLMPAGQLDGGRIVQAIYGRKVAGRTTIGTIIVLGLFAIFNPLALYWAIVVLFLQRELERPTLNDLTEPDDTRAGLALLALFLTIATLLPITPGLAGRLGIGT
- a CDS encoding sugar transferase, encoding MTRFEEPGSQATIFTHECLIPLPASFTVIQAVDFKQKFQKTCEDNPDLAIVRLDFKQTIFMDSSGIGSLVGCWKIAQKQGIRLILQDVSPQVMSILALTDLDKLFEIEQAGATPPLHRTKTIPSSDPPFITHPSVKSRTKRLIDITGALVGLLITAVLLIPITIAIKLDNPGPIFFGQIRCSWMGRRFRMWKFRSMVSDAEKLKHLVENQACGAIFKNANDPRVTRVGRFLRKTSLDELPQFWNVLKGEMSLVGTRPPTPDEVERYEIPQWQRLDIKPGMTGEWQVNGRSSVKNFEDVVHLDLKYQENWSLLYDLKLILKTIWIIFNKNAGAM
- a CDS encoding vitamin K epoxide reductase family protein, producing MSSLVNRRRTTPWIHRWSRPLIGAIAILGAIITAYLTFARLTNTDAACPTEGCSQVLASSYATVFGLPLSLFGFLAYLGMATFALGPLAISPEKNRQLRTNLDQWTWLLLFIGATAMTVFSGYLMYIMFSQFVSQFGAGGICYFCLASAIFALSMFVLTLIGRAWDDIGQLLFIGVIVVMVTLVGTLAVYSGDGSNGDPAAQIRSGNGQVFFTIKNTSGPAEIELVRHLNQVGAKMYSAYWCPHCYEQKELLGVQAARQLNYIECAPDGINSQTALCQKIIPEAEKQTGQKFGFPTWEINGKYYSGTQSLQKLADLSGYKGPRNFQN
- the tsf gene encoding translation elongation factor Ts; translation: MAEITAKLVSELRQKTGAGMMDCKKALTENGGDLEKATEWLRKKGIASAEKKAGKTAAEGLVGSYIHTGGRLGVLVEVNCQTDFVARNEAFKKLVQDVAMQVAANTQVEYVRVSDIPAAIVEKEKAIEMGKDDLAGKPDNIKEKIVQGRIEKRLHELCLLSQPYIRDQNITVEELVKQHIAQLGENIQVRRFVRFVLGEGIEREETDFAAEVAAQMGTQTPEKTAEAPVAETLVAEEASVAEAPVAEEASVAKEPAKKETKKEGKKKKK
- the rpsB gene encoding 30S ribosomal protein S2, with amino-acid sequence MPVVTLAQLLESGVHFGHQTRRWNPKMDPFIYTSRNGVHIIDLVQTAKLMDEAYNYVRSASEQGKRFLFIGTKRQAAGIVAQEASRCGAYYVNQRWLGGMLTNWVTIKTRVERLKELERREETGALDLLPKKEASVLRRELEKLQKYLGGIKLMRKVPDVVLIVDQRREYNAVQECQKLGIPIVSLLDTNCDPDVVDVPIPANDDAIRSIKLIVGRLADAIYEGRHGELEIEDDYEDYEGAEEEFDYDDNDTSFLPEEDEDSDE
- the btpA gene encoding photosystem I biogenesis protein BtpA, with the protein product MDLEQIFKTPNPIIGVVHLLPLPTSACWGGNLKAVIDRAEQEATALASGGVDGIMVENFFDAPFTKDQVDPAVVSAMTLVVNRLMNMVTLPIGINVLRNDARSSLAIATCTRAQFIRVNVLTGVMATDQGLIEGRAHELLRYRRELGSQVQIFADVLVKHARPLSSPNLTVAVQDTIERGLADAIILSGWATGSPPSQEDLELASAAANGTPVLIGSGANWENIHTLMQAADGVIVSSSLKRHGRRDQPIDPIRVSRFVEATRRSCAAKVEPQSVSSVSVHS